Proteins co-encoded in one Polaromonas vacuolata genomic window:
- a CDS encoding ATP-binding protein, with product MSPITNPFAPGAGTPPPELAGRDELRESLRIAIARAKIGRPAKSAMLVGLRGVGKTVLLDRVRADAEAAGFQTIRIEAPEGRSLPSILAPQLRQALLRLSQIEAARAFAIRALRALAGFAGKLKLTFGDIEVGIDYEPEPGLADNGDLEHDMQALFEQVGLTAKAADTVIVIFIDELQYVEEAQMAALITAMHRSEQRQLPIVLVGAGLPQLRGRMGDAKSYAERLFDFPFIGPLPPEAARRAIEKPLADESVSITPEALDHVLTLTQGYAYFLQQWGSHTWRAATQSPIRLSDVVSASATVIAALDESFFSVRFDRLTPKEKKYLRAMAELGAGPHRSGDIAACYGARVSSLAPTRSSLIVKGMVWSPNHGDTAFTVPMFDAFMQRKMSGIDWRES from the coding sequence ATGAGTCCAATTACTAATCCTTTTGCGCCCGGTGCAGGCACGCCGCCCCCAGAATTAGCTGGCCGAGACGAATTGCGCGAGTCGCTTCGCATCGCGATAGCCCGCGCAAAAATTGGACGCCCGGCAAAGAGTGCCATGTTGGTTGGACTGAGAGGCGTTGGAAAGACGGTATTGCTTGATCGTGTGCGGGCGGATGCCGAAGCAGCAGGTTTTCAAACTATACGTATCGAAGCGCCAGAAGGGCGTTCGCTACCGTCGATACTTGCGCCCCAACTGCGTCAAGCACTGCTGCGACTCAGTCAAATTGAGGCTGCGCGTGCATTCGCAATTCGTGCTTTGCGTGCGCTTGCTGGTTTTGCGGGAAAACTTAAGCTCACCTTTGGTGACATTGAGGTCGGCATTGACTACGAGCCTGAACCGGGTTTAGCCGATAACGGCGATTTAGAGCACGACATGCAGGCCTTATTCGAGCAAGTTGGTTTGACAGCAAAAGCGGCAGACACGGTGATAGTCATCTTTATTGATGAACTTCAATATGTTGAAGAAGCGCAAATGGCCGCTCTCATCACGGCGATGCATCGTTCTGAACAGCGGCAGTTGCCTATCGTTTTAGTCGGCGCGGGCTTGCCCCAATTACGCGGAAGGATGGGTGATGCAAAGTCATACGCCGAGCGCTTGTTTGATTTTCCGTTCATTGGCCCACTGCCGCCAGAAGCCGCGCGACGTGCTATTGAAAAACCGCTTGCGGACGAAAGCGTCAGCATCACACCCGAAGCACTAGATCATGTTCTAACGCTCACTCAAGGTTACGCCTACTTTCTGCAACAGTGGGGTAGCCATACTTGGCGTGCTGCAACGCAGTCTCCTATTCGTTTGAGCGATGTGGTTTCCGCTTCAGCGACCGTCATCGCAGCACTAGATGAGAGTTTCTTCAGTGTCCGGTTTGATCGGCTTACACCCAAGGAAAAAAAGTATCTTCGGGCAATGGCTGAACTTGGTGCCGGACCTCACCGATCAGGTGATATTGCTGCGTGTTACGGAGCGAGGGTGTCATCGCTTGCGCCAACGCGGAGCTCATTAATTGTTAAGGGCATGGTTTGGAGTCCCAATCATGGGGACACAGCATTCACAGTGCCCATGTTTGATGCGTTCATGCAGAGAAAGATGTCTGGTATCGACTGGCGCGAAAGTTAG